Proteins encoded by one window of Bacillus sp. DTU_2020_1000418_1_SI_GHA_SEK_038:
- a CDS encoding TerC family protein: MELSILLEYGWVLLLLIGIEGLLAADNALVLAIMVRHLPEQERRKALFYGLAGAFVFRFGSLFAISFLVDIWQVQAVGALYLLFIALNHIFRKLIVKKGKEKATPQDEKKKAGFWMTVFKVELADIAFAIDSILAAVALAVALPNTSLPNIGGLDGGKFIVIFAGGFIGLIIMRFAANVFVKLLQTKPGLEIAAFLIVGWVGVKLSVYTLSHPALAVLPAEFAHSIEWKIIFYAVLILIAVGGWFFSKEKKEMMTEEKAS, translated from the coding sequence ATGGAATTATCGATTTTATTAGAATATGGCTGGGTATTGCTGCTATTGATTGGGATAGAAGGACTTTTGGCAGCTGACAATGCATTAGTGCTAGCTATTATGGTTAGACATCTTCCTGAACAGGAAAGAAGAAAGGCATTATTTTATGGGCTGGCAGGGGCCTTTGTATTCCGATTTGGTTCTCTATTTGCCATTTCATTTCTTGTTGATATCTGGCAGGTTCAAGCAGTTGGTGCACTTTATTTATTATTTATTGCTTTAAATCATATATTTAGAAAGCTTATCGTAAAAAAGGGAAAAGAAAAAGCAACTCCCCAAGACGAAAAGAAAAAGGCTGGCTTCTGGATGACTGTTTTTAAAGTGGAACTAGCGGATATCGCCTTTGCGATTGACTCAATTTTAGCAGCGGTAGCTCTTGCGGTAGCACTTCCGAATACAAGCCTGCCGAACATTGGAGGCCTTGACGGAGGAAAATTTATTGTCATTTTTGCCGGAGGATTTATCGGTTTAATTATCATGCGATTTGCAGCAAATGTATTTGTTAAGCTGCTGCAAACAAAGCCTGGTTTGGAAATTGCAGCTTTTCTTATTGTAGGATGGGTCGGAGTGAAACTATCCGTTTATACCCTGTCCCACCCAGCATTAGCGGTACTGCCGGCAGAATTTGCACACTCCATAGAATGGAAAATTATTTTCTATGCCGTTCTCATTTTGATCGCTGTAGGTGGATGGTTTTTTTCCAAGGAGAAAAAGGAAATGATGACAGAGGAGAAAGCGAGTTAA
- a CDS encoding NADPH-dependent FMN reductase yields the protein MSFLEKLFGKTTKEEEPMAEKLNIGIILGSTRDGRVSPQVGNWVKEIADKRGDANYEIVDIADFQLPFLGTTDGSEPGIAAWNEKLANLDGFIFIVQEYNHSITGALKNALDFAREAWNNKAAGIVSYGSVGGARAAEHLRGILGELAVADVRTHPALSLFTDFENGTDFKPAEMHVGTVNEMLGQLVNWSSALKNVR from the coding sequence ATGAGTTTTTTAGAGAAACTATTTGGGAAAACAACGAAGGAGGAAGAACCAATGGCAGAGAAATTAAATATTGGAATTATTTTAGGAAGTACACGTGACGGACGTGTCAGTCCACAAGTAGGAAATTGGGTAAAAGAAATTGCAGACAAACGCGGAGATGCAAACTATGAAATTGTAGATATTGCTGATTTCCAATTACCGTTTTTAGGAACAACTGATGGATCTGAGCCGGGAATTGCAGCCTGGAATGAAAAGCTTGCTAACTTGGATGGTTTCATATTCATCGTTCAAGAATACAATCACAGTATCACAGGAGCATTAAAAAATGCACTTGATTTTGCTCGTGAAGCATGGAACAACAAAGCTGCCGGAATCGTAAGCTATGGTTCAGTCGGCGGAGCTCGTGCAGCAGAACATTTACGTGGAATTCTCGGAGAATTAGCGGTTGCTGATGTCCGTACACATCCAGCCTTATCACTGTTTACAGATTTTGAAAATGGAACAGACTTTAAACCAGCTGAAATGCATGTTGGTACAGTAAATGAAATGTTGGGTCAGCTTGTAAATTGGTCTTCTGCATTAAAAAACGTTAGATAA
- a CDS encoding DsbA family protein gives MSNNNNMICDLETGVCGVAEEEEMEVIDFNQPKKSVNLYYVTDPICSHCWAIEPNLRRFVEQYGDYFNFHTVMGGLLEKWHDGPIDPANGIYKPADVAGHWREVGEYSRMPIDGSLMIDNPVQSSYPPSRVFKVIQKNHSDALAFEYLRRAREELFAFNQNISDTSVLIEIVNKLGLNGEAIVNEAKQPIGQQLLNEDFALTRSLGARGFPTIIMINEENKGVKIVGGRPFEYYVDGLKKALNVEELQPKQQPALSTLLEKEKLLFSKEIEVMYDVEKSAINTFIEKELTPGSFQVKELLGELYFTSTK, from the coding sequence ATGTCGAACAACAATAATATGATTTGTGATTTAGAAACAGGTGTATGCGGAGTAGCAGAAGAGGAAGAAATGGAGGTTATTGATTTTAACCAGCCAAAAAAATCGGTTAATCTTTATTATGTGACTGATCCTATTTGTTCTCATTGCTGGGCAATTGAACCTAATCTCCGTCGTTTTGTAGAGCAGTATGGAGACTATTTTAATTTTCATACGGTTATGGGTGGTTTGCTGGAAAAATGGCACGATGGACCAATCGATCCTGCAAACGGAATTTATAAACCAGCCGATGTTGCTGGTCACTGGAGAGAAGTTGGGGAATACTCAAGAATGCCTATTGACGGCTCTTTAATGATTGATAATCCTGTTCAATCATCCTACCCACCCTCACGTGTATTTAAAGTAATTCAAAAAAATCATAGTGATGCATTAGCATTCGAATATTTACGCCGTGCAAGAGAAGAACTTTTCGCATTTAATCAAAATATTTCAGATACGTCAGTTCTGATTGAAATCGTAAATAAACTTGGTCTTAATGGAGAGGCCATTGTAAATGAAGCAAAACAACCAATCGGACAACAATTATTGAATGAAGATTTTGCTCTTACTAGAAGCTTAGGTGCCAGAGGTTTCCCTACTATAATAATGATCAATGAGGAAAATAAAGGCGTAAAAATTGTTGGTGGCCGTCCGTTTGAATACTATGTTGACGGATTAAAGAAGGCTCTAAATGTGGAAGAGCTGCAGCCAAAACAACAACCAGCCCTTTCTACCTTACTCGAAAAAGAAAAACTTCTATTTTCAAAAGAAATTGAAGTGATGTACGATGTTGAAAAATCAGCTATTAACACTTTTATTGAAAAAGAGCTTACACCAGGTAGTTTTCAGGTGAAGGAACTTCTAGGGGAATTATATTTTACATCAACAAAATAG
- the lpdA gene encoding dihydrolipoyl dehydrogenase, with protein sequence MTKEYDVVIIGGGTGGYVAAIRASQLGLTAAVVEKGKLGGTCLHAGCIPSKALLRSAEVYATTKNAAAFGVIAPEVGLDFSKVQARKAEITDRLFKGVQHLMKKGKIDVYEGKGRILESRNILVDLNNGEEEVTLVPKNIVIATGSRPRTLPGLEADGKYVMTSDEALQMEELPKSIIIVGGGVIGIEWASMLVDFGLEVTVIEYADRIIPTEDADISKEVQRLMKKKGVKIVTGAKVLPQSLEKGDGVTIKAEHRGEEKTFSADKLLVSVGRLPNIESISLENTTINVERGFIVTNEYYQTNESNIYAIGDVIGGLQLAHVASHEGIIAIEHIAGKNPAPLDPTLVSKCIYSSPEVASVGLTEEEAKLQGYEVQTGKFSFRAIGKALVFGESDGFVKLVVEQGSNKLLGAHMVGPHVTDMITEAGLARVLEATSMDIARTIHPHPTLAEAIGEAALAVDGRAIHA encoded by the coding sequence TTGACCAAAGAATATGATGTAGTCATTATTGGCGGAGGTACAGGCGGATACGTTGCGGCCATTCGTGCTTCACAATTAGGTTTAACAGCTGCGGTTGTTGAAAAAGGGAAGCTTGGAGGGACGTGCCTACATGCTGGCTGTATTCCTAGTAAAGCATTACTTCGAAGTGCGGAGGTTTATGCAACGACAAAAAATGCAGCAGCATTTGGTGTTATAGCTCCCGAAGTGGGACTTGATTTTTCCAAGGTACAGGCAAGGAAAGCAGAAATTACGGATCGCCTGTTTAAAGGTGTACAGCACCTAATGAAAAAAGGGAAAATTGATGTTTATGAAGGAAAAGGCAGAATCTTAGAGTCTAGAAATATATTAGTAGATTTGAATAATGGGGAAGAGGAAGTAACTCTTGTTCCTAAAAATATAGTCATTGCGACTGGATCACGGCCACGGACACTTCCAGGTCTAGAAGCCGATGGGAAGTATGTCATGACATCGGATGAAGCATTGCAAATGGAAGAACTGCCAAAGTCGATTATTATTGTTGGCGGCGGTGTCATTGGAATTGAATGGGCTTCGATGCTCGTTGATTTCGGATTAGAAGTAACAGTGATTGAATATGCTGATCGAATTATTCCGACAGAGGATGCAGATATTTCTAAGGAAGTACAGCGCTTAATGAAGAAAAAAGGCGTTAAGATTGTAACAGGTGCAAAGGTACTGCCTCAATCTCTTGAAAAAGGTGATGGGGTGACAATTAAGGCAGAGCATCGTGGAGAAGAGAAAACGTTTTCTGCAGACAAACTTCTCGTTTCTGTAGGCCGTCTTCCTAATATCGAGTCGATAAGTCTTGAAAATACGACCATTAATGTTGAGCGCGGGTTTATCGTTACAAATGAATACTACCAAACAAATGAGTCAAATATTTACGCAATTGGGGACGTAATTGGGGGCTTGCAGCTTGCACATGTAGCGTCACATGAAGGAATCATTGCGATTGAACATATTGCAGGTAAAAACCCAGCACCACTTGATCCGACATTGGTATCAAAATGTATATACAGCAGCCCTGAGGTTGCGAGTGTAGGGCTTACAGAGGAAGAGGCAAAGCTTCAAGGTTACGAGGTACAAACAGGGAAATTCTCATTCCGTGCAATCGGAAAAGCCCTTGTTTTCGGTGAATCAGATGGATTTGTGAAGCTTGTTGTGGAACAAGGTTCGAATAAGCTGCTAGGTGCCCATATGGTCGGCCCACACGTAACAGATATGATTACGGAGGCAGGACTAGCCCGTGTTCTAGAAGCGACATCGATGGATATCGCTAGAACGATTCATCCCCATCCAACATTAGCAGAAGCAATCGGTGAAGCTGCATTAGCCGTAGATGGAAGAGCCATTCACGCATAA
- the purU gene encoding formyltetrahydrofolate deformylase, with protein sequence MTTREKGNRGVLLISCPEKPGIISIVSNFLLEHQANIVHFDQHTTDPLAGRFFMRIEFDLQNSDTSIEGLKQDLLEIAQNHSMEWQLSSSKKRKRMAIFVSKMDHCLLELIWRWKSKELPVDIPLVISNHAHLADEVESYGLPFYHIPLTHETKEEAEQKALELLDGKVDFIVLARYMQILSPNFIAKYPNQIINIHHSFLPAFVGANPYVRAFNRGVKLIGATAHYVTNDLDEGPIIQQDVLRVNHRYSAEDLKIAGRHVERTVLAEAVSWHVEDRVLVHGNKTIVFE encoded by the coding sequence ATGACAACAAGAGAAAAAGGAAATAGAGGCGTTTTACTAATTTCTTGTCCGGAAAAGCCGGGGATTATTTCAATCGTTTCCAACTTTTTATTGGAGCATCAAGCGAATATTGTTCACTTTGATCAGCATACAACCGACCCGCTGGCTGGCAGATTCTTTATGCGAATTGAGTTTGATTTACAAAACTCTGACACTTCTATTGAAGGGCTTAAGCAGGATCTTCTTGAAATAGCACAAAATCACTCAATGGAATGGCAGCTTAGCAGCTCAAAGAAAAGAAAGAGAATGGCCATTTTTGTATCAAAAATGGATCATTGCCTCCTCGAGCTAATTTGGCGCTGGAAGTCTAAGGAATTGCCGGTGGATATACCTTTAGTGATTAGCAATCATGCTCACTTAGCTGATGAGGTCGAAAGTTATGGGCTTCCTTTTTATCACATTCCGTTAACTCATGAAACGAAGGAAGAAGCTGAACAGAAGGCGTTGGAACTATTGGATGGGAAAGTAGACTTTATTGTGCTAGCACGATATATGCAAATACTTTCTCCGAATTTTATAGCGAAATATCCGAACCAGATTATTAACATCCATCATTCATTCCTTCCAGCCTTTGTTGGCGCGAACCCGTATGTACGCGCTTTTAACAGGGGAGTGAAATTGATCGGCGCAACCGCCCACTATGTCACAAATGATTTAGATGAAGGGCCAATTATTCAGCAGGATGTTCTGAGAGTAAACCACCGCTACTCGGCAGAGGATTTAAAAATAGCTGGACGGCATGTGGAAAGAACCGTTCTCGCTGAGGCAGTTTCTTGGCATGTAGAGGACCGCGTCCTGGTTCATGGGAATAAAACGATCGTGTTTGAGTAA
- a CDS encoding GNAT family N-acetyltransferase: MEEQSIKYTAEVPNPDQLYQLYQLEGWNDFLNLPKDLLHKAMVQSWSVLSAYDREQLIGTGRIISDGLINGYICGVIVHPDYRNKGIGKEIVLRLVEKGKASKLHIQLLSEEKKSPYYEKLGFEVFTVGMKYRS; the protein is encoded by the coding sequence ATGGAAGAACAATCTATTAAATATACAGCTGAAGTTCCGAATCCTGATCAACTTTATCAGCTCTACCAGCTTGAAGGCTGGAATGACTTTTTGAATTTACCTAAGGATCTTTTACACAAAGCTATGGTTCAAAGCTGGTCTGTTTTAAGTGCTTATGATCGTGAACAACTAATCGGTACTGGAAGAATAATTTCGGACGGACTTATAAATGGATATATTTGCGGGGTCATTGTCCATCCAGACTATCGAAACAAAGGAATTGGGAAGGAAATTGTCCTGAGATTAGTGGAAAAGGGTAAAGCTTCGAAATTACATATTCAATTATTAAGCGAGGAAAAGAAATCTCCCTATTACGAAAAGCTTGGATTTGAAGTTTTTACAGTCGGGATGAAATATAGATCTTAG
- a CDS encoding FbpB family small basic protein, translating to MSRKRVTLSNLIRKNREELLRDRDQLEEIEKRIDEKHIITKKKTSRYGLQYN from the coding sequence ATGAGCAGAAAAAGAGTAACATTATCAAATTTAATCAGAAAAAACAGAGAAGAGCTTCTTAGAGACAGAGATCAGCTTGAAGAAATCGAAAAGCGTATTGACGAAAAGCATATCATCACGAAAAAGAAAACTAGCCGTTATGGATTACAATATAATTAG
- a CDS encoding TetR/AcrR family transcriptional regulator, translating to MTQPKTDPRILRTRKLIMDSFIELSGKKEFKDITVKDITTEAMINRATFYYHFEDIYDLLDKVLSEVLLINLNGHTFEQNAFNEESMISIFIAITDFQKTLSNRCHRGYEDTIARIIREQLEIIFYKMLGKQYPTQDEQALKITSALLSWGIYGVSVEWRRSGQETPPEEFIKLAIPFIMSGIDFGSKPN from the coding sequence TTGACTCAACCAAAGACTGATCCCCGAATTCTGCGTACGCGTAAATTAATTATGGATTCCTTTATCGAACTTTCCGGTAAAAAAGAATTTAAGGATATTACCGTTAAGGATATTACTACAGAGGCCATGATCAATCGTGCCACTTTCTATTATCATTTTGAAGATATATATGATTTACTCGATAAGGTACTATCAGAAGTACTATTGATTAACTTGAATGGTCATACATTTGAGCAAAACGCATTCAATGAAGAATCGATGATTAGTATTTTCATAGCTATAACGGACTTTCAAAAAACTTTATCCAACCGTTGTCATAGAGGATACGAGGATACGATTGCCCGTATAATAAGGGAACAACTCGAAATCATTTTTTACAAAATGTTAGGAAAGCAATATCCAACACAAGATGAGCAAGCTCTCAAAATTACCTCAGCCTTGCTAAGTTGGGGAATTTACGGAGTTTCTGTCGAATGGAGAAGAAGTGGACAGGAGACACCGCCTGAAGAATTTATTAAATTAGCGATACCTTTTATCATGTCTGGGATTGATTTTGGGTCAAAACCTAATTAA
- a CDS encoding PilZ domain-containing protein yields the protein MKYNGFYKRQEGFRLAFNEPIPATFTILNLEGKVDDSQNGFFHILDMSVKGAKIISIKQIHIPNFHIKMECVIVDEPIQMDGELIWEKKRNNEFIYGVSFIPKSYSEQQLLQELKKYVIKNKSS from the coding sequence ATGAAATATAATGGATTCTACAAAAGACAAGAAGGATTTCGACTGGCTTTTAATGAACCTATCCCAGCCACATTTACAATTTTAAATCTAGAAGGAAAAGTCGATGACAGCCAAAATGGATTTTTTCATATTTTAGATATGAGTGTAAAAGGAGCAAAAATCATCTCTATTAAACAAATCCACATCCCTAACTTCCATATAAAAATGGAATGTGTAATTGTTGATGAACCCATTCAAATGGATGGTGAATTAATTTGGGAAAAGAAGAGAAATAATGAATTTATTTACGGAGTAAGTTTTATCCCTAAATCGTATTCGGAACAACAATTGTTACAAGAACTAAAAAAGTATGTTATTAAAAATAAATCTTCATAA
- a CDS encoding SDR family oxidoreductase has product MSNRFDEKVVLITGAGSGLGQASALQVAKEGAKLSLVDLNAASLEETKSKVLEVAPNAEVLLITANVADEKAVENYVNETVEKFGKIDGFFNNAGIEGKQNLTEDFGIDEFQKVVNVNLNGVFYGLKHVLKVMREQGFGSIVNTASVGGIRGVGSQSGYAASKHGVVGLTRNSGIEYGQYGISIKAIAPGAIMTPMVEGSLKQMDPVNWEEVGKQFVEPNPMKRFGKPEEVGYLVAFLLSDQSNFINATVIPIDGGQSYKY; this is encoded by the coding sequence GGTGCAGGATCTGGTTTAGGACAAGCTTCAGCTTTACAAGTAGCCAAAGAAGGAGCAAAACTTTCACTCGTTGATTTAAACGCTGCTTCATTAGAAGAAACAAAAAGTAAAGTGTTAGAAGTTGCACCAAATGCAGAAGTGTTGCTTATCACTGCAAATGTGGCAGATGAAAAAGCAGTTGAAAACTATGTAAATGAAACAGTTGAGAAATTTGGAAAAATCGATGGTTTCTTCAACAACGCAGGGATTGAAGGAAAACAAAACCTAACAGAGGATTTTGGTATTGATGAATTCCAAAAAGTAGTCAATGTCAACTTAAATGGTGTGTTTTATGGATTAAAACACGTATTGAAAGTCATGAGAGAACAAGGTTTTGGCTCTATTGTTAATACTGCTTCTGTTGGTGGTATTCGCGGAGTAGGAAGCCAATCTGGTTATGCAGCTAGTAAACACGGCGTTGTCGGATTAACAAGAAACTCTGGAATTGAATACGGTCAATACGGAATCAGTATTAAAGCCATTGCACCAGGCGCAATCATGACACCAATGGTCGAAGGTTCATTAAAACAAATGGATCCAGTCAACTGGGAAGAAGTAGGAAAACAATTTGTTGAGCCAAACCCAATGAAACGTTTCGGTAAACCAGAAGAAGTAGGATATTTAGTGGCATTCCTGCTATCTGATCAATCCAACTTTATCAATGCAACCGTTATTCCAATCGATGGCGGACAATCTTATAAATATTAA
- a CDS encoding YebC/PmpR family DNA-binding transcriptional regulator, whose translation MGRKWNNIKDKKASKDANTSRIYAKFGVEIYVAAKQGEPDPEANQALKFVLERAKTYNVPKHIIDRAIDKAKGGSEENYDELRYEGFGPNGSMVIVDALTNNVNRTASDVRAAFGKNGGNMGVSGSVAYMFDATAVIGLEGKSADEVLEILMEADVDARDILEEDEAVIVYAEPDQFHAVQEALKSAGVTEFTVAEITMLAQNEITLPEDAQEKFEKMIDALEDLDDVQQVYHNVDLGE comes from the coding sequence ATGGGCCGTAAATGGAATAATATTAAAGATAAAAAAGCATCAAAAGATGCAAATACTAGCCGTATATATGCTAAATTCGGGGTCGAAATTTATGTTGCTGCCAAACAGGGCGAGCCAGATCCGGAAGCCAATCAGGCATTAAAGTTTGTATTGGAAAGAGCAAAAACATACAATGTTCCAAAACATATCATTGACCGTGCGATTGATAAAGCAAAAGGCGGTTCAGAAGAGAACTATGATGAGCTTCGATATGAAGGCTTCGGGCCTAACGGTTCAATGGTTATTGTTGATGCATTAACAAATAACGTGAATCGTACAGCATCAGATGTGCGTGCGGCGTTCGGGAAAAACGGCGGAAATATGGGTGTAAGCGGATCAGTCGCTTATATGTTTGATGCCACGGCAGTTATAGGACTAGAAGGTAAATCAGCAGATGAAGTACTTGAAATCCTTATGGAAGCAGATGTAGATGCACGAGATATTTTAGAAGAAGACGAAGCTGTTATCGTCTATGCAGAACCAGATCAATTTCATGCCGTACAAGAAGCGTTGAAAAGCGCAGGTGTAACCGAATTTACAGTTGCCGAAATTACAATGCTTGCCCAAAATGAAATCACATTGCCAGAAGATGCACAGGAGAAATTCGAGAAAATGATCGATGCCCTTGAGGACTTAGACGATGTGCAGCAAGTGTATCATAATGTTGATTTAGGTGAATAA
- a CDS encoding DUF418 domain-containing protein, which produces MSSSSVLGNDRIVTLDVIRGFAILGIFLVNMPSFTGSEFMVYTGLDKTIRMLFDMFIQTKFYTIFSFLFGLGFYIFMTRAEDRGEKVFRLFSKRLFALLLFGIFHLVFLWEGDILHSYALIGFFLLLFYRRKAKTVLIWGLILILFFQFLTGASALLAYVGEQFDESLNISGQLQMERMEEGEKKIEAYTSLSYLELLKWRIPNELKEIIMNEPFVIPDVLGMFLLGLYAGKINLFRRVNELKRRLRIIQLITLLISILPLAAIVFSYLKLEEVVFMHSLGNYFYLHFSGFTLSIFYIVTIALMLEKQIWQRILNPFRYAGQMALTNYLCQTFFGVIVFYGFGLFGQITLAMGLLISLIFYFVQIIFSYLWLKKFQFGPFEWLWRVMTYGKVQQFRRT; this is translated from the coding sequence ATGTCAAGCTCGTCAGTATTAGGAAATGATCGAATTGTTACATTAGATGTTATAAGAGGATTTGCGATCCTTGGCATATTTTTAGTGAATATGCCATCTTTTACAGGAAGCGAATTTATGGTTTATACAGGCCTAGATAAAACCATTCGAATGCTGTTTGATATGTTTATCCAAACCAAATTCTATACAATCTTCTCATTTTTATTTGGACTTGGATTTTATATTTTTATGACACGAGCGGAGGATAGAGGGGAAAAAGTATTCCGTCTATTTTCAAAAAGGCTATTTGCTCTGCTGTTATTCGGTATTTTCCATCTTGTATTTCTTTGGGAAGGCGACATTTTGCATTCTTATGCGTTAATTGGATTCTTTTTATTATTATTCTATCGCAGGAAGGCAAAAACGGTCCTTATTTGGGGACTCATACTTATCCTTTTCTTTCAATTTTTAACAGGTGCTTCAGCATTGTTAGCGTATGTTGGCGAACAATTTGACGAATCATTAAATATTTCGGGACAGCTGCAAATGGAAAGGATGGAAGAGGGAGAAAAGAAGATAGAGGCCTATACAAGTTTATCATACCTTGAATTGTTAAAATGGCGTATTCCGAATGAACTAAAAGAAATAATCATGAACGAACCTTTTGTTATTCCGGATGTTCTTGGGATGTTTTTACTTGGTTTGTATGCAGGGAAAATTAATTTGTTCCGAAGGGTTAATGAATTAAAGCGAAGGCTTCGTATTATCCAGCTTATTACACTGTTAATCAGTATTCTTCCACTGGCCGCCATTGTTTTTAGTTACTTGAAGCTAGAAGAAGTAGTGTTTATGCACAGTCTTGGAAACTATTTTTATCTTCATTTTAGCGGATTTACATTATCTATTTTCTATATTGTCACGATTGCACTCATGCTGGAAAAGCAAATATGGCAGCGTATATTAAATCCGTTTCGCTATGCAGGGCAAATGGCGCTTACAAATTATTTATGTCAGACGTTTTTTGGTGTCATTGTATTTTACGGGTTCGGTTTGTTCGGGCAAATAACGCTAGCAATGGGGCTCTTAATTTCACTTATCTTTTATTTTGTACAAATAATCTTTAGCTATCTTTGGTTAAAAAAATTCCAATTTGGACCTTTTGAATGGTTATGGCGAGTGATGACATATGGAAAAGTACAACAATTTAGAAGGACGTAA